The sequence GATGCTTGCTACCAACAGTTCGCCCTTGTTCAGCTCGGCGAAGTGAAGTGAAATTGAGAGGCTGGTCATTGACCCGCACGCTGACAACAAAAAATATGTGGCGGTCAAGGCGTAGATAGATAAAAACCCTTCGCCACCACCATTTCTAGGGGGATGCATTTAGCCTGGCTTTCTCCAATGTTCAATTGAAATATCGTCTTGGTGCACTTTCATTGAGTTGAAAACACTAGGATGTCGAGCGTCGGACGCCTCGAGCTGATGAAGGCTCTTATCCAAGGGTTCAGTGTCGGAGAGTCGGATTGAAACTTTGCCTTCGGCAACTGCTTCCCGGCCTTGAACTCTGGACGGAGGCGAACCTCCCACCGCCACTATTTCGGGAGGTGTTTCAACTATGCACATGACAACCCCCAGGTGTGATGGTGATTATATAGGGTGCGGAAATGATGTGCACCTCACATTACAAGGGGTAGCTGGGGTAGGAAGTGATCTGTCTAACGAATTGCGGCATCATTTTGGTAAACCGCTAGACCAACCTGTTTCCTTCAGGCGGAGACAGGTAGTGCACTGGGTACAGGAAAAAGTAGTGCTAGCGCTAGTGCCTTTCGCTTTCGCTCTTGTGAACATCACAATGTAGAGCATGAAAAGGTTTGTGATTGGCATGATTGCCGTGATGGCCGTGATTGTGGTGGCGTTTGTCGGGTTTGTGGGTTTCATGCAGTGGGTCGATGCAGACAGCGTGACCGGTGATGACGGCGTGACTGCCGGATACAGCGCTGAGACGGGTGGCCCGCTGGAAACGTCGTTCGCGGACGAGGGGCCGCACGAGGTCGACGTGCGGCGTGACGGTGACGTGACCGTTGCGGCACCGACGGGCGCGGGACCGTTTCCGGCGGTGGTCATGGCTAACGGCACGAACACGCCGTTGAGCAGCTACCTACCCGTGGCGGAGCACTTGGCTAGTTGGGGGTTCGTGGTTGTCGGCGATGAGACTCCCCACACCGGAACAGGGGAGAATGTCGTGCACTTACTCGAGCGATTACCGGAACTGGATTCTCGTGTGGACCGATCACGGGTCGGTATTTTCGGACACTCACAAGGCGGTGCAGGTGCCATCAACGCTGCGGCACAAGTGGAGGTAGCAGCTGTGTATGCGGCGAGCCCGGCCTCCCACAAAGTGGCACAGTCCAATGACTGGGACTACACCAGCGCCGACGTAGAGGAACCGCTTTTCCTGATGACGAGTGATGGCCGTTCAGACCGCTGGTTTGTTAGCCCGTGGGAAGACCTGCAGGAGAACTATGAATCAGCTGGTGGTCCGGCAGTCATTGCCCGCCGCCTAGGTGCGGATCACAAGGACGTTCTAGAGTTCGGGGACGGCTATGCCACCGCGTGGTTCCGCTACATTCTTGCTGATGATCCTGACGCGAGAAACGTGTTCGTTGGCACTTCACCAGCGAGCCCTGGTGAGCTGGCGAGCAACGAGCTCTGGGACCGAGTGGATACCCGCGGCTGGTAACTCGCAGCATCCGCAAGAGGTTACAGCCAGCCTCGCTCATTGGCGATGGTATAGGCCTCGAAGCGATTTTCCGCTCCGGTCTTTGTCATGGCAGAGGAAATGTAATTGCGGGTTGTGCCTGGGGCAAGATGGGCAGCTTCCGCGATGGCCTCGATGGAGCGACCACGCCCGGCCAAGGCTAGGACTTCTGCTTCGCGCTCGGTGAGCGGTGAGTCCCCGGCGGCGATGGTTGCGGCCGCCAGGTCGTGGTCCACGTGACGCTTTCCCGCGTGCGCTGCGCGAATGGCGGCGGCGAAGTCTTCTGCGGAGGCGGTCTTTGGCAGAATTCCCAGGACCCCGGCTGCGAGGGCGCGTTTGACCACGGCGGGGCGTGCGTGGCTGGTGACGACAACCACGCGGGCGGCGATGTGCTCTGCCACAGCAATGCCGTCGAGTCCATCATCGTTGTCGCGTGTGTGGCTGAGTTGGAGGTCGGTCACGACGACGTCGGGAAGCGCGGCGGCATTATTCCACCACGTCAGAAACTCTGCTGCGGAGTAGGCAACGTGGACGACATCAATGTCCTCTTCGAGGCCAATCAGTGTGGCGAGAGAGTTGGCAACGAGAGTTTCA is a genomic window of Corynebacterium singulare containing:
- a CDS encoding poly(ethylene terephthalate) hydrolase family protein — translated: MKRFVIGMIAVMAVIVVAFVGFVGFMQWVDADSVTGDDGVTAGYSAETGGPLETSFADEGPHEVDVRRDGDVTVAAPTGAGPFPAVVMANGTNTPLSSYLPVAEHLASWGFVVVGDETPHTGTGENVVHLLERLPELDSRVDRSRVGIFGHSQGGAGAINAAAQVEVAAVYAASPASHKVAQSNDWDYTSADVEEPLFLMTSDGRSDRWFVSPWEDLQENYESAGGPAVIARRLGADHKDVLEFGDGYATAWFRYILADDPDARNVFVGTSPASPGELASNELWDRVDTRGW
- a CDS encoding response regulator transcription factor; amino-acid sequence: MITVALLDDETLVANSLATLIGLEEDIDVVHVAYSAAEFLTWWNNAAALPDVVVTDLQLSHTRDNDDGLDGIAVAEHIAARVVVVTSHARPAVVKRALAAGVLGILPKTASAEDFAAAIRAAHAGKRHVDHDLAAATIAAGDSPLTEREAEVLALAGRGRSIEAIAEAAHLAPGTTRNYISSAMTKTGAENRFEAYTIANERGWL